The following coding sequences are from one Takifugu flavidus isolate HTHZ2018 unplaced genomic scaffold, ASM371156v2 ctg468, whole genome shotgun sequence window:
- the LOC130520653 gene encoding NACHT, LRR and PYD domains-containing protein 3-like, which translates to MDEDRAESTVPSCVSLKSDWSIGRLIDFRSSDKIERGEHILSNWDQSAPPGESSCSQSGSRSGDAEMKPKQRGDLQEVIEGHKISLKRRCEHVTEGTNEAGSGTLLNKIYTELYITEGQSEEVDTQHEVRQLERTSKKNIQDTPIKCQDIFKVLSEQQRHIRVVLTNGVAGVGKTFSVQKFSLDWAEGLENQDISLVLPLSWRELNLIRDEQHSLLSLLHFSIQHYRRSEQKI; encoded by the exons atggacgaggacagagcagagtccacagtgcccagctgtgtgtccctgaagagtgactggtccatAGGTAGactaatagacttcagaagttcagacaaaat tgagaggggggagcacatcctatcaaactgggaccagtcagctccaccaggagagtcctcttgttcacaatctggaagcagatctggagatgctgaaatgaagcccaaacaaa gaggtgatctgcaggaggtgatagaaggtcataagatcagtctgaagagaagatgtgaacatgtgactgaaggaactaatgaagcaggaagtggaaccctgctgaacaagatctacactgagctctacatcactgagggacaaagtgaggaggtggacacacaacatgaggtgagacagcttgagagaacctccaagaagaacatccaggacactccaatcaagtgccaggacatcttcaaagtcttatctgagcaacagagacacatcagagtggttctgaccaacggtgtcgccggcgttggaaaaaccttctcagtgcagaagttcagtctggactgggcagaaggtttggagaaccaagacatcagtctggtgcttccgctctcatggagggagctgaacttgatcagagatgagcagcacagtcttctctcactgcttcatttttccatccaacattacagaagatcagagcagaagatctga